In the genome of Calothrix sp. PCC 6303, the window TTGCAGCCGAAGCTAACGAAGGAGGAATCAAAATTGTCACGTCGTTATCTTTTTACCTCCGAGTCCGTCACCGAAGGACATCCAGATAAAGTCTGCGACCAAATCTCGGATACGATTTTGGATGCTTTGCTCACGCAAGATGCCCAAAGTCGTGTTGCAGCTGAAGTAGTTGTAAATACTGGCATGGTAGTGATTACAGGGGAAATCACCACCAAAGCGAATGTCAACTATGTAAAGCTGGTACGGCAGAAAATTGCTGAAATCGGTTATACCGATGCAGATAATGGTTTCTCGGCGACAAGTTGCTCGGTTTTAGTGGCTTTGGACGAACAATCACCCGATATTGCCCAAGGTGTAAATACTGCTCAGGAAACCCGTGAGCTAGTTAGCGAGGAGCTATTCGACAAAATTGGTGCTGGCGATCAAGGTATTATGTTTGGTTTCGCTTGTAACGAAACTCCTGAATTAATGCCCTTGCCCATCAGTTTAGCTCACCGAATTGCTCGCCGATTGGCATCTGTTCGGAAAAATGGAGGCTTAGGCTATTTGCGTCCTGATGGCAAGACTCAAGTCACCGTCATCTATGAAGATGGACGACCTGTTGGGATCGATACCATTTTGATTTCTACCCAGCATGATGCAGCAATTGGTGACATTACCGATGAAGCAGCAGTGCAGGTAAAAATCAAGGAAGATTTGTGGACAGCAGTGGTAGAACCTGTATTTGGTGATATCACGATTAAACCTGATACAGAGACTCGCTTTTTGGTCAATCCAACTGGCAAGTTTGTGGTTGGTGGTCCCCAAGGTGATGCTGGTTTAACTGGACGTAAGATCATTGTGGATACCTACGGTGGTTACTCACGTCATGGTGGCGGTGCTTTCTCTGGTAAAGACCCCACAAAAGTTGATCGTAGTGCGGCTTATGCTTGCCGTTATGTTGCCAAAAATATTGTGGCAGCAGAATTAGCTGACAAGTGTGAAGTACAGTTAAGCTACGCGATTGGTGTTGCTCGTCCTACTAGTATCTTTGTTGATACTTTTGGTACTGGTAAAGTTAGCGATGAAGTTTTGCTGGAGTTAGTTAAGCAAAATTTCGAGCTACGTCCGGCGGGTATTATTCACACTTTAGATCTAAAAAACTTACCAAGTGCAAGAGGCGGACGTTTTTATCAGGACATCGCGGCTTATGGTCACTTTGGTAGAGATGATTTAGATTTACCTTGGGAACGCACCGATAAAGCAGAGTTGCTGAAGAATGCAGCGAAATTGGCTGCTGCTGCGGTATAGATGACTTGAAGAAAATAAAAATCGGAGTGTGAGTCATAAGTAAAATCTTAGGGCTGATGCTCCGATTTTTTGGTTTTTAGTTTATTGAAAACAGGCTTTCTAACCGGGAGCAAGGTACTGAGGAAAAATCAGAATGCGGCAGATGGGCATTATCTCTCAATGCTTAAAACCACAGCCAAACACTTTCAAAAATCCTCTAAGAGGGTCTTGATTAAATAAATATTAAGTAGGTGTGTTACGACTACGTAAGGATTTGGGGGTTTGAGACAGTGAAGAGTTTGTCGTGACGCGCCAAATAGCTGGTACGTTACGACGCATTTAGATTGTTGCTCAAGCAGAAGTACAGTCGTGCGTCTTACACACCCTACAATAATTTTCTTTTTTATCACCTTCTAACTTTGGGTATTCGCTGAGGTAGATACTTAGAGGATTGAATGGGTGAAATTTTACGGAGCAGAAGCAGTTATTTTCTGGATTTATTAAGGCTTTTAGGTGATCCAAATCCTAACCAGTTAAGGGTTTGGTATTGTGAGGGTAACTTTTTGTCAACTGAGTGAAAATTGAGGTAAATATAAACTTATATTTAGACTGTTTAAATTATCATGAAACTCTTGCGAAGTATATAGTAAATAAACTGTGCTGTTGTTATAAATAGGAATAGCTGTACCAACTAAGTCAAGATTAATTTAGCGATTAGGTAAAGTAGAGCACTGAGTATAATCCGTTATTTTCGCGGTAGGTCAAGGAGAATTAAGGGATGCAGACTCACAACCCAACCGCTTTGAGTAAAAGTTTAGAATATAGAGCAGTGCCAGTTGAGCAATCTGTGAGTGACGAACTCCCAACAATCGAATTTCCCTCTAGCAGGAAGTTAAAAGCGAGTTCTTGGCGCATCCATCAAAAGATCGGTTATGGTTACTTTTTGGCGATTGGAATTGGTTTTTTTGGTTCGTTGACTGGGTTTGTAGTTGCCAACTATTATCGCGGAAAAGAGGTTGTGCGCTTGGATCAAGCACACAGGCAGACTCAAGTGCTTTCGGATTATAGAGATGCAGTTGTGGGAGCGCAGCTGCATAGCTTTAATTTGGTAGCTTTGGTAGAGGAACCTGAGCGTTTAGAAGTTAAAAAAAGTGAGTTTTTGCGAGATGTAGAGAAGGCAAAAAGAGAAGGACAGAAAGTAAGTGATTTTATTGCTAGTAATCCTAAGGTTTTAGCGGCAACTCAAGTAAATTTAGAGACTTTGCTGGCAGATTATAGTAAGAATTTAGATTCTTATGTGGGACAGATAGAATCTGTGGTGCAGTCGCTGGACGGTAGAGATAGACCTGAAGAATTTCGAGGTATCCGTGATGACTTGCTGGCTGTGATGCGTGGTGAAACGGGTATGCAGTTAGATGAACTGAGTCAGAAGTTGTCTAATATTTTGCAATCGGCTGAAGAGAAGGAAAAGGAAAAGATTGAAGATGCTCAACAAGCAAAGACAGTTGAGCGATTGATTGCGTTGATGAGTATGTTGGTGTCTGTTGCGATCGCATCTGCTGTGGCATGGCGTACTTCTCGTGCGATCGCTGAACCTGTGATTACTGTAACCCAAGTTGCTGAACAGGTAGCAAGGAAGTCAAATTTTGATTTACGCGCACCCGTCACCACTGAAGATGAAATTGGCTTGCTGGCAAAATCACTGAATCGATTGATTGAGCGGGTATCGCAACGTACCAAAGAGCTACAACAGGCAAAGGAAGAGGCTGAAGCGGCAAATAAGACAAAAAGCCAATTGTTGGCAAATGTGAGCCACGAATTACGCACACCCCTAAATGCAGTAATTGGTTTGAGTCAATTGTTAAAAGACGATGCAACTGATTTGGCTTTGTCTGAAGATTTCCTCACCGATTTGGAAACCATCAACTCAGCAGGCAGGCATTTGCTGGAATTGATTAATGGAATTCTCGATTTATCCAAAATCGAAGCGGGAAAGATGACGCTCTACCCGGAGAACTTTGAAATTGCAACATTAATTAACAATGTGGTTTCGACGGTGAAACCGAGCATTGAAAAAAATGGTAATAGCTTGGATATTGATTGTGATCCACAACTGGGAACAATGTATGCTGACCAAACAAGGGTGCGACAAATACTGTTGAATTTACTGAGTAATTCAGCTAAATTTACAACAAATGGGAAAGTAACTCTCAAGGTCTGGACAGAAAAAGAAGATAAAGGAAAAGACTTTCCTGTAGAAAAAATTATTTTTACTGTTATTGATACGGGTATCGGGATGACATACCATCAACAACAACAGTTATTTATCCCCTTTACCCAAGGAGATGCTTCCACCACCAAAAAATATGGCGGTACAGGTTTAGGTTTATCTATTAGTCGTCACTTTTGTCAGATGATGGGTGGTGATATTAAGGTGCAAAGTGAACCGGGAGTAGGTTCTGTGTTTACTGTGGATATGCCACTGATGGCAGAAGCTTAGGGAAGGACAATATTTATGGATGGAAATTCGGTAGGATAGTGTAGCGTATCTAATTAACGTGAGACTAACCTCGCTCCATGACAACAACTATCGACTTCCTCAGTCACCTCAACCCCTGTCAACGCCGCGCTGTTGAACATTATTGTGGTCCTTTGCTTGTTGTTGCTGGTGCTGGTTCCGGCAAAACAAGGGCATTGACTTATCGGATTGCTAATTTAATTTTGCAACATCGTGTCGATCCAGAAAACATTTTGGCGGTGACTTTTACAAATAAAGCTGCCAGGGAAATGAAGGAACGGATTCAGAAGCTGTTTGCTGAACAGATGGCAATGCGGGAGTTTGGGGAGAAATTTGACCTGTTGCCAGAGTACGATCAAGTTAAACTGCGATCGCGTGTTTACAGAACTGTGATTAAAGATATGTGGTGTGGTACTTTCCACAGTCTGTTTTCACGGATTTTACGGATGGATATTGAGAAATATCAAGATGAAAATGGGCGAAAATGGCAGAAGAATTTTTCAATTTTTGATGATTCTGATGCCCAAAGTTTAGTTAAGGAAATAGTTACTAAACAACTGAATTTGGATGATAAGAAGTTTGATCCGCGTTCGGTAAGGTATGCAATTGGTAATGCCAAGAATAAAGGACTTTCACCTAAGGAATTTGAATTAGATCAGCCTAATTACCGGGGTCGGGTAATTTCTCAAGTTTATAGTGCTTATCAAGATAAGTTAGCTGAAAATAATGCTCTTGATTTTGATGATTTAATTCTAGTTCCAACTCGATTATTTCAACAAAATTCCCAACTTTTAAATTATTGGCATGGCAAATTTCGCCATATATTAGTTGATGAATATCAAGATACAAATAAAACTCAATATGAATTAATTCGTCTACTTTCCACTAATAATCAATCTAAAAATGATTGGAATTGGAATAATCGTTCGACTTTCGTCGTGGGGGACGCAGATCAGTCTATATATAGCTTTCGCCAAGCTGATTTCACTATTTTACTAGGCTTTCAAGATGACTTTGGTGATGGTTTAGCAGATGATGATACTAGCACAATGGTGAAGTTAGAAGAGAACTATCGCTCTTGTGAAAATATTTTAGAAGCTGCAAATCATCTGATTGAAAATAATACTCAACGGATTGATAAAGTCCTCAAACCTACCAGGGGAGCCGGAGAGCAAATTTATTTATTTAAAGCTGATGATGAGGTGGTAGAAGCCGACTTTGTAATTAATCAAATTCGACGGATGGAAACAGAACACCCGAATTTAAATTGGGGTAGCTTCTCAATTTTATATCGGACAAATGCCCAATCCCGTCCATTTGAAGATTTACTGGTTAAATATCAAATTCCCTATACTGTAGTTGGCGGATTTAGATTTTACGATCGTAAAGAAATCAAAGATATTTTAGCTTATCTCAAAGCCATCCAAAACCCTGCCGACTCTGTAAATTTACTGCGGATTATTAATACACCTCGACGGGGAATCGGCAAATCAACCACCGATAATTTAACCCGTGCAGCTCAAGAATTGGGAACTAATTTGTGGGAAATACTGAGTGATGAGACATCAGTTGCGACATTAGCGGGACGTGCGGCAAAATCAATTAATAGTTTTGCCGGAATCATTAAGAAATGGCAAACCCAGATAGAAACCCTTCCAGTTGCCGAATTGGTTCAGGGAGTAATTGAAGATTCTGGCTATGTCCAGGATTTGCATACTCAGGGAACTGATGAAGCTTCAGATAGAATCGAAAATATTCAAGCGCTTTACAATGCAGTTTTGGAATTCCAAGAGGAAAACGAAGGAGAGGAAAACGTTAACCTGCAATCATTCTTGGAAAAAACCTCCCTCAGTTCCGATTTAGATAACTTGAAGGAAGGAGAAAGTGCAGTATCTTTAATGACATTACATGCATCCAAAGGTTTGGAGTTTCCTGTAGTGTTCTTGGTGGGGTTAGAACAGGGACTATTTCCCAATTATCGCTCAATGCAAGATCCCGCATCCTTGGAAGAAGAACGGAGACTTTGTTATGTAGGTATAACCCGTGCTCAAGAAAGATTATTTATTAGCCATGCAAGGGAACGTCGGCTCTATGGTAGCAGAGAACCAGCCATGCGATCGCAGTTCCTGGATGAGTTGCCCACAGAGCTAATTGCTACCCCGGGTGGTAAGCGTCAAGGTTATACTAAGACCTCAACAGGTAGTACTAAACAAGCAAAAGCAAAACCTAGTAGTGAAGGTGAAACATTAACTTGGCAAGTTGGGGAACAAGTATTACATCGCTCCTTTGGTATAGGTGAAATTACCCATGTATTCGACTCTGGCAGTAAAACTTCTGTTGCGGTGAAGTTTGCTGCATTAGGGACAAAAATTATTGATCCGAGAGTAGCGCAATTACAACGGGTGGAGTAGCTTAACTGGCAAGCGTTTCCAGCCAAACCTGAAAATCTAATAACGCTAATGCAGGGAATCAAGATAAAATTTTAAGTTTAGTTAACTTAGCTTGCATTATGACTTGGTTGCTTAATCGGAATTTGAATCGTAAATTCTGTTCCTTTACCAATAGATGACGAACAATTGAACTTACCACCGTGTTTTTCACAAATAATTTGATAGCTAATTGATAAACCCATTCCAGTACCTTTTCCGACTGGTTTTGTGGTAAAAAACGGGTTAAATATTTGTGATTGAATTGACTCAGGGATACCATTTCCATTATCTGCGATCGCTATTTCGATCCAATGGCTATTTACTACTGATGTAATAATTTTAATTTGGGCAAAATTCTGTTGAAAATCTACTTCTTCTAGTGCATCAATAGCATTTGCCAAGAGATTCATAAAAACTTGATTTAATTGCCCTGGATAACATTCGACATCTGGCAGTATTGCATAGTCTCTGACAACGAAAATTTCGAGACGTGTTGAGGTGGCTTTTAAGCGATGCTGCAAAATTAGTAATGTATTGTCAATTCCTTGATGGATATCAACGGCTTTGAATTCAGCTTCATCAAGACGGGAAAAATTACGTAACGACAAAACTATTTCTCGAATACGATTGGTTCCTAAATTCATCGAGTTTAGTATTTTTGTTACATCTTCTTGCAGAAATTCTATCTCAATTTCATTTTGAAGCTTTTCAATTTCCTTTGGTGCATTGGGAAAAAAACATCGATAAAGCTGAATTAATCGCAGCATATCTTGGTTATAACTTTCTAAATAACCAAGATTTCCATAAATAAAATTAACGGGATTATTTATTTCATGAGCTACACCAGCAACCATTTGCCCCAAAGCCGACATTTTTTCACTTTGAAGCATTTGTGACTGCATGTTGTGCAAATTTTGTAAGGTAATTTCTAATTCTTCGCTTCTGCTTGCTAGTGCTGACTGCGAATCCTGCAATTCACTAATTACTTGCTTGAGTAAAAATTCCTTAGCTGCAATATCGGTTTCTAGTTGTTTACGATCGCGTTGACAGCGAGCTATTTGTTTTTCTAAGATACGATTTGCTTTTTCTAGTTCCTTAACTCGCTCAGAATCATTTCCACTATTCATAAATAAATTAGTTTGTTCCGATTAGCAGTGTCACAAATGTTTTATTATGAAATTGGGTTTGTCCTTTACTAGTTAAAGGGGCAATTTCACCATAGGCATAGAATCCACAGCAAGGTAATACTTGGGGTAAATGCTTTTTCAGAAGTTGATACTCCTCGCTAGTTAATGTTCCCAAAATTCGCCGACGAGCTGCACAGGAAACTAAGAAAGCTGCTGTTATATTTTTGCCAGGAAAATTAGTTAAAGCTTCTTTGAGGGATGTCTCGGAGGCTTGTAAAATATTTTCACGGGATGCATCAGTAATCTGAACCATTGCTCCCTCTGGAATAGCTGAGAAGAAAGTTACGCTTCCAGACTCATTATCATATCCATTCGGCGCTCGCATGTAGAAGCGGTCGCTATCTTCAAAAACTGCTAATGCATGAATTGCATAGTTGGCGGCAAACTTTTCTGCACCCAGATAATACTGATAAAAATCGAGAGCGCGTTGTCCATCAATTTCGTAAACCACATTTCCATCAACTTTAGTGACACAACTAGGTTTACCAATAGGAGTCCAACCGCTAGCAACTCCAAAGGAAAATTGTAAATTGCCAGAAAACAATAGTATTGGGACTGCATCGCTGAGAACTTGATTTTGAAAAAACTGGTATGTTTGAGAAAACGTATAGTCATCAGCTGTCATTCCCCCAATAATAGGGACTTCCTCTCCCAAACTCTGCTTTAATCCTTCCAAAATCAAAACCCCGTTATTACTTAAGCTATCTGGGAAAGTTAGACATAATTGAGGTGGGGCTGAAATCTTCGCTTTTGCCATCTCAATGGCTTGTTTTGTAATCGATATGGGATTTTTTGATACTCCTTTTCCCAATCCAGCTTTAATTTCTACTTCATCGGAAGCAAAGACCATTAAAGTTAAGGAATCTTGTTGAAACCCCATGGATGAAGAAATTTCTCCATTCGTGGTGCCACCAATCAATTCAATCCCAGGGAAAGCATCTTGAATTTGGCTTAAAATTAGGGCGTGGTCAAAATCGATTGCCGCAAATAAAATACCCGCTTGGGGCAATTCTCCCTCTAGAGTTAGTTTGCATTGTTTAATCACTTCGGCAATTGCGGATGCTGAATCAGGATCAATACTATGACCAGTAGCAACTTTAAACATTAGTTTTTCCTATCAACCTGAAAATATGACGTTGTGTGCTAGGTGATTTGGGTTAATAAATCTACCGTTTGAGTTGGTTTCGGCTATGACTTCTAAGCGAAGTCGAATGACGCTCAACCTGGGTATATTCCAATACAATTCAGATAGAACCAGAAATCTTGTAGAGACATAGCACTGCTACCTCTCTACAGCAGACAAAAATATTGTGATTAGAACGTTAACTGAATCGTATTGGGGTATATTCTTTGTTGGAAATCGCCTAATTGAAGTCAAAAGTTAAATCAGACATAGCCTAAAATCACATATTTATTATTCCCAAGAGTTATTCGCCAAAAACTAGAGACGTAAAATTACTTTCCAGGAACGTCCCAAGTTAAGAAATAGACTGCTTGCAAGCCCAGAATTTATACCAGATGAAGCGAGTTGCGTTAAGTTTCCCTCTGGCTTTGTCATCACATCCTCTCATCTATCTACAGCAATTGCGAAAAACTCGATAAGATATAAAAGTAGATAAATCTTAAAGATTATTCATCAATGCTGGTTTCCTCCTCTGGTTTCTCCAAGGTCAAAGAGTTGGTAAAGGAAAAAATTCTCTTTGGCAATGAGCCAAGTGCTGAATTGATCGCCATTCTGACTGTTTACTTTGTCCAAGGTATCTTGGGGTTGGCGCGTTTAGCCGTCAGCTTCTTTCTCAAAGACGAACTGCGGCTAAGTCCGGCGCAAGTTTCAGCACTTTTGGGAATTGTGGCTTTACCGTGGATTATTAAGCCCTTGTTTGGTTTTATTTCCGATGGTTTACCGATTTTTGGCTATCGTCGCCGCCCCTATTTGATTTTGTCGGGTTTGTTGGGGACAATTTCCTGGATATGTCTGGCGACTGTCGTTCATAGTCCCGTGTCTGCCACAATAGCGATCGCGCTTGGTTCTCTTTCGGTTGCTGTGGCGGATGTGATTGTCGATTCCCTGGTGGTAGAACGTGCCAGGGGTGAGTCTCAAGCAGATGCTGGTTCCCTCCAATCCTTGTGTTGGGGTGCTTCGGCAGTTGGGGGATTAATCACAGCTTACTTTAGTGGAATGCTGTTGCAGTATTTTAGCGATCGCACTATCTTTTTAATCACTGCTACGTTTCCGTTAATTGTTTCTGGTGTTGCTTGGTTGATTGCCGAAACACCGATCAACAAAGATCAAACTCAATCGGAAAACACAGCGATAGATATTAAGCAACAAATTAAACAGTTACGCCAAGCTATTACGCAAAAATCCATCTGGCTTCCAACTGCATTTGTATTTATTTGGCAAGCTACACCTACCGCAGATTCTGCGTTTTTCTTCTTTACCACCAATGAACTCCACTTTGAACCGGAGTTTTTAGGGCGTGTGCGTTTGGTAACTAGTTTAGCTTCCTTGGTCGGTATTTGGATTTTCCAAAGATTCCTCAAAACCGTCTCTTTCCGCGTCATCTTCGGCTGGAGTATCTTACTTTCTTCAGCTTTAGGAATGACAATGTTACTCCTAGTTACCCATACCAACCGAAGCTTAGGTATAGATGATCACTGGTTTAGCTTAGGTGACAGCTTAGTACTTACCGTCATGGGACAAATAGCCTACATGCCTGTGTTGGTATTGGCTGCTAGGTTATGTCCTCCCGGTGTCGAAGCAACCTTTTTTGCCCTCCTCATGTCGGTTTCTAACTTAGCTAGTTTAGTTTCCTATGAACTAGGTGCAGGTTTAATGCATTGGATGGGAATCAATGAAAGTAACTTTGATAACCTAGCTGTACTAGTAATAATTACTAACCTCAGTACACTTTTGCCCTTACCCTTTTTGAATTGGCTTCCTGGTAGCGACATCGAAGAAAATCCAGCTAACCTCCCCCCAGCTGCTGTTCATTGCCACGAACAATCATTAATACCGGAATTTGTCCCAGAATTAATTCTGCGTCAACCCAAACCGAGGAAGAAGGAAGAAGGGGGATTTTGAGATGAGTTTTTAAACCCCCGAAGTTCGTTAATCAATAAAAATAGTGAATTTCAGGTAAATTCAGTAACCCTGTAGAGACGAGACACGTCACGTCTCTCTTTGTATTTAGGAATATTTCAAATTAAAACATGCAAGCATATCAAGCATCTTCTACCACCGAAAAATCCTACAGCCTTGAAAGTTGGCAAGGTGGATATAAATCTTTAAAGCAAGAATATGATTACTGGATCGAAGATATTGAAGGTGAAATTCCTCCAGATTTATCAGGAACATTATTTAGAAATGGTCCCGGTTTATTAGATATCAATGAACAGCAAATCCATCATCCTTTTGATGGTGATGGGATGATTAGTAAGATTACATTTACAGATGGACGCGCCCATTTCCGTAATCGTTTTGTCCAAACCGAAGCCTATATCAAAGAGCAGAAAGCCGGGAAAATCCTTTATAGGGGCGTATTCGGTACCCAGAAGCCAGGTGGGATGCTGACGAATATCTTTAATTTTAAATTAAAAAATATTGCCAATACTAATGTTATTTACTGGGGTGGAAAACTCTTAGCCTTGTGGGAAGGTGCGGAACCCCATATTTTGGATCCTATAACCTTAGAAACATTAGGAAAAGAGTACTTTAATAATGTTCTATCTGAAGGTGAAGCATTCAGCGCACATCCTCATTTTGACCCCAGTTGTGCAATGGATGGGGGAAATCCTTGCATGGTGAATTTCTCAATTACACCAGGACTTTCCACCACAATTAAAGTATTTGAATTGGATTTATCTGGTAAAGTAATTCGCAAACACGCTCATTTTGTCCCAGGATTTTGCTTTATCCATGATTTTGTAATTACCGAGAATTATTGTGTCTTTTTCCAAAATCCGGTTAAATTTAATCCTATTCCCTTTGCTTTAGGAATGCGTGGTGCAGGGGAATGTATTAAGTTTGATCCAAATCAACCGACTCGTGCCATAGTTATTCCTCGAAATCCCAAAAATCAAGAAATTAAGATTTTAGAAATGCAATCAGGCTTTGTATTTCACCATGCTAATGCTTTTGAAAAAGCTGGTGAAATCGTCATTGACTCGATTTGCTATGCAAATTTACCCGAAGTAGAACCTGGAAGCGATTTCCGTCAAACTGACTTTGATGCACTTTCACCGGGACAACTATGGCGTTTTCATCTCAACTTGGAACAGCAAACCGTACAAGGGAAATTACTTGAAGCTAGATCTTGCGAATTTCCCAGTTTACACCCTGAACTCGTCACGCGATCGCATCGCTATCTCTACCTAGGTGCAGCACACTCAGAAACTGGTAATGCACCATTACAAGCTTTTATCAAAGTAGATGTAGAAACCGGAGAAAAACTACTTTGGAGTGCAGCACCTCAAGGATTTACTGGGGAACCCATATTTGTCCCACGTCCAAATGCAACGAATGAAGACGATGGTTGGGTACTGGGATTAGTATACGATTCACAACATCACCGTTCGGATGTGGTAATTCTCGATGCCAAAAACTTAACCGTAATTGCTAAATTACACCTCCAGCACCATATTCCCTATGGATTACACGGAAACTTTGTCAACCAGGTATTTTTAGGCTAGTAGATGAAGGCAGTAGGCAGTGGAGAAAAGCCCATTACCACTGCTAAACCCTTACAGATTGTTTATGTGTTGCAACACTTTTTTGAATCAGAATATAACAGGAGGCAAATCAACTTTAAGTTTCTTCCTCCTGTCTTCTACCTAATTTAATTTTTCACCTAATTTTTAACTTGCTGCGGGGGTTGCATAGATGAACCAGGTGCTTGGTCTGTAGCACAAACACTACCACTAGCACCATCTAGTTTAAACTTATTACAATCCCGTTTGATATCTCGTTGCAATGACCATCCATAAGGTTTATCAGAAGTAACAACACTGCTTGGTGTTGTTGTCAAACGGAAGTACGCACCTCGATAATTGGTCATTTGCTGTGTTGAACCCTTGAAGTTAGTTCCTTCTAGGTTCGTACCCATCAAGCTAGCAAAACTTAAATTGGCATTTTCAAAGGAAGCTGCTTTGAGAGTTGCCCCAGTTAAAGATGCACCGTACAAATTAGCATTATTAAGTACAGCACCTTCCAGGTTTGCCCCAGTTAAATCAGCACCTCGGAGATTAGCACCAGTAAAATTAACTCCTTTGAGGTTCGCATCACGCAAAATTACCCCACCTAAATTAGCCCCACTAAGGTTAACCCCACTTAAATCACAGCGCGGACAGTTGCCAGTGGCTTTAAGTTGTTCTAAGTCTTGTTGATTTTCTGCTTGGGCTTGTCCAGCCAATCCAAAATAAAGCAGTGCCGCGACAGTTGTCAAAATCCTGAAGTTCATTCGGTATTACCTATGTTTCTATTGCCATACTTACATATACGACCTTATACGGGAAGAAATAGGAATAAAGTACGGATGAAGAAGTTGCAAAAAACCCGTAAATTATCGTAAAATTAATTTATTGGTAGTTTGGGAACTTATAATTGTTACGCTAAGTCACTTCCAATTTAAAAAACCTTCATCTGGTGCGGGCTTCTAGCCTACACAAAATAGGCTAGAACCCTGTTCCACCAATGGATTGATTAGGGAATTATTTACTTGGAAATTCCTCAGTCTACTAAAGTCCATTGTTGATATCACTGATAGTTCGATGTGACGAAAGTGAAGAACTGATGAATACTATGTGAAAATA includes:
- the metK gene encoding methionine adenosyltransferase, whose translation is MSRRYLFTSESVTEGHPDKVCDQISDTILDALLTQDAQSRVAAEVVVNTGMVVITGEITTKANVNYVKLVRQKIAEIGYTDADNGFSATSCSVLVALDEQSPDIAQGVNTAQETRELVSEELFDKIGAGDQGIMFGFACNETPELMPLPISLAHRIARRLASVRKNGGLGYLRPDGKTQVTVIYEDGRPVGIDTILISTQHDAAIGDITDEAAVQVKIKEDLWTAVVEPVFGDITIKPDTETRFLVNPTGKFVVGGPQGDAGLTGRKIIVDTYGGYSRHGGGAFSGKDPTKVDRSAAYACRYVAKNIVAAELADKCEVQLSYAIGVARPTSIFVDTFGTGKVSDEVLLELVKQNFELRPAGIIHTLDLKNLPSARGGRFYQDIAAYGHFGRDDLDLPWERTDKAELLKNAAKLAAAAV
- a CDS encoding ATP-binding protein, which gives rise to MQTHNPTALSKSLEYRAVPVEQSVSDELPTIEFPSSRKLKASSWRIHQKIGYGYFLAIGIGFFGSLTGFVVANYYRGKEVVRLDQAHRQTQVLSDYRDAVVGAQLHSFNLVALVEEPERLEVKKSEFLRDVEKAKREGQKVSDFIASNPKVLAATQVNLETLLADYSKNLDSYVGQIESVVQSLDGRDRPEEFRGIRDDLLAVMRGETGMQLDELSQKLSNILQSAEEKEKEKIEDAQQAKTVERLIALMSMLVSVAIASAVAWRTSRAIAEPVITVTQVAEQVARKSNFDLRAPVTTEDEIGLLAKSLNRLIERVSQRTKELQQAKEEAEAANKTKSQLLANVSHELRTPLNAVIGLSQLLKDDATDLALSEDFLTDLETINSAGRHLLELINGILDLSKIEAGKMTLYPENFEIATLINNVVSTVKPSIEKNGNSLDIDCDPQLGTMYADQTRVRQILLNLLSNSAKFTTNGKVTLKVWTEKEDKGKDFPVEKIIFTVIDTGIGMTYHQQQQLFIPFTQGDASTTKKYGGTGLGLSISRHFCQMMGGDIKVQSEPGVGSVFTVDMPLMAEA
- the pcrA gene encoding DNA helicase PcrA encodes the protein MTTTIDFLSHLNPCQRRAVEHYCGPLLVVAGAGSGKTRALTYRIANLILQHRVDPENILAVTFTNKAAREMKERIQKLFAEQMAMREFGEKFDLLPEYDQVKLRSRVYRTVIKDMWCGTFHSLFSRILRMDIEKYQDENGRKWQKNFSIFDDSDAQSLVKEIVTKQLNLDDKKFDPRSVRYAIGNAKNKGLSPKEFELDQPNYRGRVISQVYSAYQDKLAENNALDFDDLILVPTRLFQQNSQLLNYWHGKFRHILVDEYQDTNKTQYELIRLLSTNNQSKNDWNWNNRSTFVVGDADQSIYSFRQADFTILLGFQDDFGDGLADDDTSTMVKLEENYRSCENILEAANHLIENNTQRIDKVLKPTRGAGEQIYLFKADDEVVEADFVINQIRRMETEHPNLNWGSFSILYRTNAQSRPFEDLLVKYQIPYTVVGGFRFYDRKEIKDILAYLKAIQNPADSVNLLRIINTPRRGIGKSTTDNLTRAAQELGTNLWEILSDETSVATLAGRAAKSINSFAGIIKKWQTQIETLPVAELVQGVIEDSGYVQDLHTQGTDEASDRIENIQALYNAVLEFQEENEGEENVNLQSFLEKTSLSSDLDNLKEGESAVSLMTLHASKGLEFPVVFLVGLEQGLFPNYRSMQDPASLEEERRLCYVGITRAQERLFISHARERRLYGSREPAMRSQFLDELPTELIATPGGKRQGYTKTSTGSTKQAKAKPSSEGETLTWQVGEQVLHRSFGIGEITHVFDSGSKTSVAVKFAALGTKIIDPRVAQLQRVE
- a CDS encoding sensor histidine kinase — encoded protein: MNSGNDSERVKELEKANRILEKQIARCQRDRKQLETDIAAKEFLLKQVISELQDSQSALASRSEELEITLQNLHNMQSQMLQSEKMSALGQMVAGVAHEINNPVNFIYGNLGYLESYNQDMLRLIQLYRCFFPNAPKEIEKLQNEIEIEFLQEDVTKILNSMNLGTNRIREIVLSLRNFSRLDEAEFKAVDIHQGIDNTLLILQHRLKATSTRLEIFVVRDYAILPDVECYPGQLNQVFMNLLANAIDALEEVDFQQNFAQIKIITSVVNSHWIEIAIADNGNGIPESIQSQIFNPFFTTKPVGKGTGMGLSISYQIICEKHGGKFNCSSSIGKGTEFTIQIPIKQPSHNAS
- a CDS encoding FIST signal transduction protein, producing the protein MFKVATGHSIDPDSASAIAEVIKQCKLTLEGELPQAGILFAAIDFDHALILSQIQDAFPGIELIGGTTNGEISSSMGFQQDSLTLMVFASDEVEIKAGLGKGVSKNPISITKQAIEMAKAKISAPPQLCLTFPDSLSNNGVLILEGLKQSLGEEVPIIGGMTADDYTFSQTYQFFQNQVLSDAVPILLFSGNLQFSFGVASGWTPIGKPSCVTKVDGNVVYEIDGQRALDFYQYYLGAEKFAANYAIHALAVFEDSDRFYMRAPNGYDNESGSVTFFSAIPEGAMVQITDASRENILQASETSLKEALTNFPGKNITAAFLVSCAARRRILGTLTSEEYQLLKKHLPQVLPCCGFYAYGEIAPLTSKGQTQFHNKTFVTLLIGTN